From the Solanum lycopersicum chromosome 10, SLM_r2.1 genome, one window contains:
- the LOC138338906 gene encoding uncharacterized protein encodes MAPAELKELKLQLKDILDKGFIQRELNLHRRRWLELLKNCDINVHYHPDKANVVVDALSRLSMGRVSHVDDEKKYLVKEVHQLVRLGVRLVDTPSGGVSVHSSFESSFVVDVKAKKHLDPVKAKHLKPGGLTQSIEILTWKWQAINMDFMLPFEALYGRRCRSPVGWFEVGEFAILVPEIIHEAIEKVRMTKDRLATAYSHQKSYADNRKRNLEFELGDQRVGNVAYELKLPQDLASMHLVFHVSTVKKCLGNPTSILPVEGLGVDENLSYEEVLVDILDRQVKRVRNNEVATVKANWHQYIECKSMRAGMLSTTIKLEME; translated from the exons AGAGAATTGAACCTTCATCGGAGGAGATGGCTAGAACTGCTCAAGAATTGTGACATAAATGTCCACTATCACCCAGATAAGGCCAATGTAGTGGTCGATGCGTTGAGTCGATTGAGCATGGGCAGAGTGTCTCATGTTGATGATGAGAAGAAGTATCTAGTTAAAGAGGTACACCAATTGGTTAGATTGGGTGTACGGTTGGTAGATACACCTAGTGGGGGTGTTTCGGTTCATTCAAGTTTTGAATCCTCATTTGTTGTAGATGTTAAAGCTAAGAAGCATCTTGATCCA GTTAAGGCCAAACACCTTAAGCCTGGGGGTCTTACACAATCAATTGAGATTCTAACATGGAAGTGGCAGgctattaatatggattttatg ctaccttttgaagcattgtatggcaggagatgtaggtctccagttgggtggtttgaagtaGGAGAATTTGCCATCCTTGTCCCTGAGATCATACATGAGGCTATAGAGAAGGTGAGGATGACGAAGGATCggttggctactgcttacagtCATCAAAAATCCTATGCTGATAATAGAAAGAGgaatcttgaatttgaattaggtGATCAA CGAGTAGGAAATGTTGCCTACGAACTGAAGTTACCACAAGACTTGGCTTCTATGCATCTAGTGTTTCACGTTTCAACGGTGAAGAAGTGTCTAGGTAATCCAACATCTATCCTGCCTGTTGAGGGGTTAGGAGTtgatgagaacctttcttatgaagaggttctagTTGATATTTTAGATCGTCAAGTGAAGCGAGTTAGAAACAATGAGGTTGCCACCGTGAAG gccaactggcatcagtacattgaatgtaagAGTATGCGAGCTGGAATGCTAAGTACAACTATAAAGCTTGAAATGGAGTAA